From a region of the Eulemur rufifrons isolate Redbay chromosome 7, OSU_ERuf_1, whole genome shotgun sequence genome:
- the LMOD3 gene encoding leiomodin-3, with the protein MSEHSRNSDQEEVFGEEINEDEILANLSPEELKELQSEMEVMAPDPSLPVGMIQKDQTDKPPTGNFDHKSLVDYMYWEKASRRMLEDERVPVTFVKSEENTQEQHEEIDKGNKSMFQFLKEKLNNEIAANKRESKGSNNVQETGDDDGDNEEDDEEDDDEEDDDEEDDDEGEDDGGESDENTKREEEGEAKKQIRNCESNHQQAINKAFKEQRDRPEGQEKSEKKISKLDPKKLALDTSFLKVSARPSGNQTDLDGSLRRVRQNDPDMKELNLNNIENIPKEMLLDFVNAMKKNKHIKTFSLANVGADESVAFALANMLRENRSITTLNIESNFITGKGIVAIMRCLQFNETLTELRFHNQRHMLGHHAEMEISRLLKANTTLLKMGYHFELPGPRMVVTNLLTRNQDKQRQKRQEEQKQQQLKEQRKLIAMLENGLGLPPGMWEMLGGPMPDPRTQEFFQPPPQPPNPHVAPLSRKNETMKKPSQPPQYRTDPDSFRVVKLKRIQRKSRMPEARESPEKTNLKDVIKTLKPVPRNRPPPLVEITPRDQLLNDIRHSNVAYLKPVQLPKELE; encoded by the exons atgtcaGAGCACAGCAGGAATTCAGATCAAGAAGAAGTTTTTGGTGAGGAGATTAATGAAGATGAAATCTTGGCCAACTTGTCCCCCGAAGAACTGAAAGAACTGCAGTCGGAAATGGAAGTCATGGCACCTGATCCCAGCCTTCCCGTGGGGATGATTCAGAAAGATCAAACCGACAAGCCACCGACAGGGAACTTCGATCATAAATCTCTCGTTGACTATATGTACTGGGAAAAGGCGTCCAGGCGCATGCTGGAAGACGAACGCGTTCCTGTCACCTTTGTGAAATCCGAG GAAAACACTCAAGAACAGCATGAAGAAATAGACAAAGGCAATAAAAgtatgtttcaatttttaaaagaaaagctcaaTAATGAAATAGCTGCAAATAAAAGAGAATCAAAGGGCAGCAACAATGTCCAAGAAacaggtgatgatgatggtgataatgaagaagatgatgaagaagatgatgatgaagaagatgatgatgaagaagatgatgatgaaggAGAAGATGATGGTGGAGAGAGTGATGAAAACacaaaaagggaagaggaaggcgAAGCAAAGAAGCAAATTAGAAATTGTGAGAGCAACCATCAACAGGCAATTAATAAAGCATTCAAAGAACAGAGAGACAGACCAGAGGGccaagaaaaaagtgaaaaaaaaatatccaaattagATCCCAAGAAGTTAGCCCTAGATACCAGTTTTTTGAAGGTAAGTGCAAGGCCTTCAGGAAACCAGACGGACCTGGATGGGAGCTTGAGGCGAGTTAGACAAAATGATCCTGACATGAAGGAACTCAATCTGAACAACATTGAAAACATCCCTAAAGAAATGTTACTGGACTTTGTCAatgcaatgaagaaaaacaaacacatcaaGACTTTCAGCTTAGCGAACGTGGGTGCAGATGAGAGTGTGGCGTTTGCCTTGGCTAACATGTTACGTGAAAATAGGAGTATTACCACTCTCAACATCGAGTCCAATTTCATTACAGGCAAAGGAATTGTGGCCATCATGAGATGTCTCCAGTTTAATGAGACACTCACTGAACTTCGGTTTCACAATCAGAGGCACATGTTGGGCCACCACGCTGAAATGGAAATATCTCGGCTTTTGAAGGCAAACACCACTCTCCTGAAGATGGGCTACCATTTTGAGCTTCCGGGTCCCAGAATGGTGGTCACTAACCTGCTCACCAGGAATCAGGATAAACAAAGGCAGAAAAGACAAGAAGAACAAAAACAGCAGCAActcaaagaacagagaaaactaATAGCCATGTTGGAGAATGGCTTGGGGCTGCCGCCTGGGATGTGGGAGATGCTGGGAGGACCCATGCCAGACCCCAGAACGCAGGAGTTCTTCCAGccgccgcctcagcctcccaaccccCACGTAGCACCCTTGAGTCGAAAGAATGAAACGATGAAAAAGCCATCGCAGCCTCCGCAGTACAGGACCGACCCTGACTCCTTCCGGGTGGTGAAGCTGAAGAGGATCCAGCGCAAATCTCGGATGCCAGAGGCCAGAGAGTCGCCCGAGAAAACCAACCTCAAAGATGTGATCAAAACGCTGAAGCCAGTGCCGAGAAATAGGCCACCCCCATTGGTGGAAATCACTCCCAGAGATCAGCTCTTGAACGACATTCGTCACAGCAACGTTGCCTATCTTAAACCT